Genomic segment of Leptospira barantonii:
GAACGTACTCTACCAACATCTGAAAAAGAATTCCTACAACCTAAGCAATCTTCATACGATGATCGTCGGAGGATCGGCGGCGCCCCAATCCATGATCGAAGGATTCAAAAACGATTTTGGAATTCACATTCTCCACGCGTGGGGAATGACGGAGTTGTCGCCGGTCGGAACGGTGTGCAGACTCAAAACGACGATGAAGGACTTAAACGAATTAGAAAAATTGCATATTCTTTCCAAACAAGGACCCGCTGTCGCCGGTGTGGAACTCAGAGGAATCGACGATCAGGGAAAGGAAATTCCAAAGGACGGAAAAACTCCGGGAGAGATGATCGTAAGAGGACCTTGGATCGCTTCTTCCTATTACGGAAATCCAAGCCGAGAATCGTTTACTTCAGACGGTTGGTTTAGAACCGGAGACGTGATTACGATCGATGCGCATGGTTATGTTCAAATCACGGATCGCAAAAAGGATCTGATCAAAACAAGGGGAGAATGGATTTCCAGCGTCGAGATGGAAGGTTATGTTTTAAAAGCTCCCGGTGTTTTGGAAGCCGCGGTGGTCGCCAAACCCGACGAAATACGTGGAGAAGTTCCGGTCGTGTTTGTGGTCGCAAAGGAAGGTGAAACCGTGGATAAAAAATCCGTTCTTGAAATTCTTAGGGAGAATTTTGCGAACTGGCAAGTGCCTCATCAAGACGACATTCGTCTGATCGACGCGATTCCGAAAACGAGCGTGGGTAAGTTCGACAAGAAGGTTTTGCGTGCGGGAATGGCTAAACATTCTTGAAGTCGATCTTAGAAGAAGTTTATTTTAAGAGGAAGTTGCGGCGATTGAAACGTCCTATTTCAATTTGCCTTGACGGATCATTTTGAAAAAAGCAAAATAACGTAACGGATCGATACGATGATTACTTCCTCTCAAGTTCAACAAGCGCTTTCCTCATATAAAGAAGAGCTCGTCGAGTTAGGCGTTGAAAAACTTTTTTTGTTCGGCTCCGTTGCAAGAAAGGACAACCAAGAAACAAGCGATATTGATATCCTTGTAAAATTCCATTCCGGAAAAAAAAACTTCGATAATTTTATGAATTTGTCCTTTCGTTTGGAAGACATTTTGCGGACTC
This window contains:
- a CDS encoding nucleotidyltransferase family protein, which translates into the protein MITSSQVQQALSSYKEELVELGVEKLFLFGSVARKDNQETSDIDILVKFHSGKKNFDNFMNLSFRLEDILRTPVDLLTEDSLTGEMKGSILAEALPIEI